In Rhodopirellula islandica, the following proteins share a genomic window:
- a CDS encoding transglutaminase-like domain-containing protein gives MTQPKNLINRRACLSSLGCSGIGVFAAAGSVLSIGRAMGQDGVSEEQPGAVSQASVAAAPIDLTKPQTTRWRLGVNIDTPVTITSGLATFPVFMDWPEQTVSIVSRTVEGRVGNVAVRELDGARQVVVAIPRLTSSGSIQVELEMEVVRQPIVAPTETDDLVVPLRMPRELRAFMGNSPMIDAGHPAIRALSRELSADAPESSWEQVRQIYDVVRDKVRYEEGPIREASDALKTGVGDCEDMTSLFVALCRNAGIPARMVWIPGHCYPEFYLEPKDVKAERGELAGTWYPCQAAGTEQFGGMLESRPVLQKGDRFRVPEQRTPVRYVAEFFRCDRQGSKAPRVEFVRKPV, from the coding sequence ATGACTCAACCAAAGAATTTGATCAATCGACGTGCTTGTTTGTCGTCACTGGGGTGTTCGGGCATTGGAGTGTTCGCCGCGGCGGGATCGGTGCTGTCGATCGGTCGTGCCATGGGGCAGGACGGTGTGTCGGAAGAACAGCCTGGTGCCGTGTCACAGGCGTCCGTTGCTGCGGCACCAATCGATCTGACAAAACCTCAGACGACCCGCTGGCGTCTGGGCGTGAACATCGACACGCCGGTGACAATCACTTCGGGTCTCGCGACATTTCCCGTGTTCATGGATTGGCCGGAGCAGACTGTTTCCATCGTCAGCCGAACGGTCGAGGGTCGTGTCGGCAATGTCGCGGTTCGCGAACTCGATGGGGCTCGGCAAGTCGTCGTCGCGATTCCCAGGCTGACTTCCAGTGGGAGCATTCAGGTTGAGTTGGAAATGGAGGTTGTTCGACAGCCGATCGTGGCGCCAACGGAGACCGATGACTTGGTCGTTCCATTGCGGATGCCACGTGAGCTGCGAGCGTTCATGGGAAACAGTCCTATGATTGACGCAGGCCATCCGGCGATTCGGGCGTTGTCCCGCGAATTGTCTGCCGACGCGCCGGAGTCGTCTTGGGAGCAGGTGCGGCAGATTTACGATGTGGTTCGTGACAAGGTGCGTTACGAGGAAGGGCCGATTCGGGAAGCGTCTGATGCACTGAAGACGGGCGTCGGTGATTGTGAAGACATGACGAGTCTGTTTGTTGCCTTGTGTCGGAACGCTGGCATTCCCGCGCGGATGGTTTGGATCCCAGGGCATTGCTACCCCGAGTTCTACTTGGAACCGAAGGACGTCAAGGCCGAGCGCGGTGAGTTGGCGGGAACCTGGTACCCGTGTCAGGCGGCTGGGACGGAGCAGTTTGGTGGAATGTTGGAATCGCGTCCGGTGCTGCAAAAGGGCGATCGGTTCCGGGTTCCGGAGCAGCGGACGCCCGTCCGCTATGTCGCCGAATTCTTTCGGTGCGATCGTCAGGGATCCAAGGCCCCGCGAGTCGAGTTTGTCCGCAAGCCCGTTTGA
- a CDS encoding DUF542 domain-containing protein: protein MKCDLDSSLPEWIVEHPETTKVFQAWGLDTSCAGKSLRYVCIHAGVSPAEVLQELESAVNTSELDGRGAG, encoded by the coding sequence ATGAAATGCGATCTAGACAGCAGCCTCCCGGAATGGATTGTCGAACATCCTGAAACCACGAAAGTGTTCCAGGCATGGGGGTTGGACACGAGCTGCGCTGGCAAGTCCCTGCGGTATGTCTGCATTCACGCAGGGGTCAGTCCCGCAGAAGTCCTGCAGGAGCTGGAATCGGCCGTCAACACCTCCGAGCTGGATGGCCGCGGTGCTGGCTAG
- a CDS encoding arylsulfatase, which translates to MSLRATSLAICVCAALVGQFLSPASLRADPDERPNIVLVMTDDQGYGDFSFNGNPYIQTPAIDQLASQSVQLTDFHVAPMCTPTRGQLLSGLDAFRNAAINVSSGRTLLRHDLKTMADVFQDAGYQTGIFGKWHLGDNHPFRPEDRGFDEALWFPSSHINSVPDHWDNDYFDDNYIHNGQRVAYSGYCTDVFFDEAIEWAKQSNSQGSPFFAFIPLNSAHWPWFVPDQYRDRVRQMIGRDQALQQELQQKLDATPSNLEDLISFLAMGLNIDDNMRKLNQFLDESGLADNTILVFLTDNGSTFGHHYFNAGMRGKKTQLWEGGHRVPCLIRWPNQLAAQKVDDLTHVQDLLPTLADLADCDEHLPGPLDGISLADRLRGETDSLADRMLVINYSRMPQFKVTYTKGNPAIPRRNGAAVMWKKWRLLENKRLYNVEDDLYQDHNVAQAHPEIVAKMRAHLTTWWDGVKDDVMRPERVVIGSEQENPSLLTACEWLDIFVDQQVQIRRGVLKNGVWHLIVDQPGTYEFALRRWPKESGLKLDQAIPMKQVTDGTFPAGVSLPIKSGRLKIGDFDQTSPADSSDESITFRTQLTAGPIEMQTWMLNSKQQPICGAYYVDVQRVDE; encoded by the coding sequence GTGAGCCTCCGCGCAACGTCACTCGCGATTTGCGTTTGCGCCGCACTGGTTGGTCAATTCCTATCCCCAGCCTCCCTCCGAGCAGATCCCGACGAACGGCCCAACATTGTTCTGGTCATGACCGATGACCAGGGCTACGGCGACTTCTCCTTCAACGGCAACCCTTACATCCAAACGCCTGCGATTGATCAACTGGCATCGCAAAGTGTTCAGTTGACGGACTTCCACGTCGCTCCCATGTGCACGCCTACCCGGGGACAATTGCTATCCGGCTTGGACGCCTTCCGCAATGCCGCGATCAACGTCAGCAGCGGTCGAACCCTGCTGCGACATGATTTGAAAACGATGGCCGATGTCTTCCAAGACGCTGGCTACCAAACCGGAATCTTTGGCAAGTGGCACCTCGGCGACAACCACCCATTCCGGCCCGAAGACCGAGGTTTTGACGAAGCGTTGTGGTTCCCTTCCTCGCACATCAACAGCGTCCCCGATCACTGGGACAATGACTACTTCGATGACAACTACATCCACAACGGCCAACGCGTCGCCTACTCTGGGTATTGCACCGATGTGTTCTTTGACGAAGCGATCGAGTGGGCCAAGCAATCCAACTCACAAGGCTCACCCTTCTTTGCCTTCATCCCACTGAACTCCGCCCATTGGCCTTGGTTTGTTCCCGATCAGTATCGCGATCGAGTCCGCCAGATGATCGGCAGGGACCAAGCACTCCAGCAAGAACTTCAGCAAAAGCTCGACGCCACGCCCAGCAATCTTGAAGACCTGATCAGCTTCCTCGCGATGGGACTGAACATCGATGACAACATGCGAAAGCTGAATCAGTTCCTGGATGAATCAGGACTCGCAGACAACACAATCCTGGTGTTCCTCACCGACAACGGCAGCACGTTTGGGCACCACTACTTCAACGCCGGGATGCGTGGCAAGAAGACGCAACTCTGGGAAGGCGGTCACCGTGTGCCTTGCCTGATCCGTTGGCCCAACCAACTCGCCGCTCAAAAGGTCGACGACCTGACGCACGTGCAAGACCTTCTGCCAACCCTGGCGGACTTGGCTGATTGCGACGAACACCTGCCCGGACCGCTGGATGGCATCAGTCTTGCCGATCGTCTTCGCGGCGAAACCGATTCGTTGGCCGATCGCATGCTGGTCATCAACTACAGTCGCATGCCGCAGTTCAAGGTCACCTACACCAAAGGCAATCCCGCGATCCCGCGCCGCAACGGTGCTGCCGTGATGTGGAAGAAGTGGCGACTGCTGGAAAACAAACGCTTGTACAACGTGGAAGACGACCTTTACCAAGACCACAACGTCGCGCAAGCTCACCCCGAAATTGTCGCCAAGATGCGTGCTCACTTGACGACATGGTGGGACGGTGTCAAAGACGATGTGATGAGGCCGGAACGCGTCGTGATCGGCAGCGAACAAGAAAACCCCAGCTTGCTGACCGCTTGCGAATGGCTGGACATTTTCGTTGATCAACAAGTCCAAATCCGCCGCGGCGTGCTCAAGAACGGCGTCTGGCACCTGATCGTCGACCAACCTGGAACGTATGAGTTCGCACTGCGGCGCTGGCCCAAAGAATCAGGCCTGAAACTCGACCAAGCCATTCCGATGAAGCAAGTCACTGACGGAACATTTCCCGCTGGTGTCTCGCTTCCAATCAAGTCTGGCCGGCTCAAGATCGGCGACTTCGATCAAACCAGCCCGGCGGATTCATCTGACGAATCAATCACATTCCGAACGCAACTCACCGCGGGTCCTATTGAAATGCAAACCTGGATGCTCAACAGCAAGCAACAACCGATCTGCGGTGCCTACTACGTCGACGTTCAACGCGTCGACGAGTGA